Proteins from a genomic interval of Salinarchaeum sp. Harcht-Bsk1:
- a CDS encoding NAD(P)/FAD-dependent oxidoreductase: MTRHVAIVGAGVAGCATAYGLEDADAEVTVFERRTEAGGRAATRQREGCSYDVGANYLTAADDRVQQLVEGPLADDLVAVDGEVWTLDADESIAPGRDDGAPKWTGSRGVADIGPALLDPTDSDVRFDVDVAGIGCDDGTWTVFSNSLDGGDGTGAGDDARAGPFDDVVLTPPAPVTAELLRDVSVADSLRAAARSIEYRSITTVAARYEESFEWPYYALVDTSKTLDLGWIAREEAKPGHVSGDGSLVIFQASPQWSQRHQHAEDPALADAATDAAAALLDVSALADPVWTDVVRWKHALTDDGIATSVRTDPADAGLHVAGDWVAGESRLNAAIVSGLETADRLAERT; the protein is encoded by the coding sequence GTGACTCGCCACGTCGCGATCGTCGGTGCGGGCGTCGCCGGCTGTGCAACCGCCTACGGCCTCGAGGACGCGGACGCCGAGGTGACGGTGTTCGAACGACGGACGGAAGCGGGCGGTCGGGCCGCGACCCGCCAGCGCGAGGGCTGCAGCTACGACGTCGGCGCGAACTACCTGACCGCCGCCGACGATCGGGTCCAGCAACTCGTCGAGGGACCGCTCGCCGACGACCTCGTCGCCGTCGACGGCGAGGTCTGGACGCTCGACGCCGACGAATCGATCGCACCGGGGCGCGACGACGGGGCGCCGAAGTGGACCGGCAGCCGTGGCGTCGCGGACATCGGCCCCGCGCTGCTGGACCCGACCGACAGCGACGTCCGCTTCGACGTGGACGTCGCCGGGATCGGATGCGACGACGGCACCTGGACGGTGTTCTCGAACAGCCTCGACGGCGGTGACGGCACTGGTGCCGGCGACGACGCCCGTGCTGGCCCCTTCGACGACGTGGTACTGACCCCACCGGCGCCGGTCACGGCCGAACTCCTCCGCGACGTCTCAGTCGCCGACTCGCTCCGGGCGGCAGCCCGGTCGATCGAGTACCGGTCGATCACCACCGTCGCCGCCCGGTACGAGGAGTCGTTCGAGTGGCCGTACTACGCACTCGTGGACACCTCGAAGACGCTGGATCTCGGGTGGATCGCTCGGGAGGAGGCCAAGCCAGGGCACGTCTCCGGGGACGGCTCGCTGGTGATCTTCCAGGCGAGCCCCCAGTGGTCGCAGCGGCACCAACACGCCGAGGACCCGGCCCTCGCCGACGCCGCGACCGACGCAGCCGCTGCCCTCCTCGACGTGTCAGCGCTCGCCGACCCGGTCTGGACCGACGTCGTCCGCTGGAAGCACGCCCTCACCGACGACGGAATCGCGACGAGTGTCCGGACCGATCCTGCCGACGCGGGCCTCCACGTGGCCGGCGACTGGGTGGCCGGCGAATCCCGGCTCAATGCGGCGATCGTGAGCGGACTCGAGACGGCCGATCGGCTGGCGGAACGAACGTAG
- a CDS encoding SDR family NAD(P)-dependent oxidoreductase: MIDVDCSGRTVLVTGSARGLGRATALAFAERGAAVAIHYNTSEDAAAEAVTQARDAGAADAIAVGADVTDPDEVERLFEQIEADLGPVDVLVNNVGAFAPTHWEEIDHETWQRVFATNLHATYLCSKRALPAMREQPAADADGASAGGRIVNIGYASAEKGLVSPKNFPYFAAKAGVLMFTRMLAADTSDDGVTVNAVSPYVIENSDEFPDDLPRGRPAAYEDVVQAILFFCHPDSDYLSGENVEVDGGWLPESV, from the coding sequence ATGATCGACGTCGATTGCTCCGGGCGGACGGTCCTCGTCACGGGCAGTGCTCGCGGGCTCGGTCGCGCGACCGCGCTGGCCTTCGCCGAGCGGGGCGCGGCAGTCGCGATTCACTACAACACCAGCGAGGACGCCGCAGCCGAGGCCGTCACCCAAGCCCGCGACGCCGGCGCGGCCGACGCGATCGCCGTCGGGGCTGACGTGACCGATCCCGACGAGGTGGAGCGACTGTTCGAGCAGATCGAGGCCGACCTCGGTCCCGTGGACGTGCTCGTCAACAACGTCGGCGCCTTCGCGCCGACCCATTGGGAGGAGATCGACCACGAGACGTGGCAGCGCGTGTTCGCCACCAACCTCCACGCGACCTACCTGTGCTCGAAGCGCGCGCTCCCCGCCATGCGCGAGCAGCCGGCGGCGGACGCGGACGGCGCGTCCGCGGGCGGCCGGATCGTCAATATCGGCTACGCCTCCGCGGAGAAGGGCCTCGTCAGCCCGAAGAACTTCCCGTACTTCGCCGCGAAGGCCGGCGTTCTCATGTTCACGCGGATGCTCGCCGCCGACACCAGCGACGACGGCGTCACCGTCAACGCCGTCTCGCCGTACGTGATCGAGAACTCCGACGAGTTCCCCGACGACCTGCCACGCGGGCGACCCGCTGCCTACGAGGACGTCGTCCAGGCGATCCTCTTCTTCTGTCACCCCGACAGCGACTACCTCAGCGGCGAGAACGTCGAGGTCGACGGCGGCTGGCTCCCCGAAAGCGTCTAA
- a CDS encoding cold-shock protein, with translation MPTGTVDFFNDSGGYGFIETEDSDEDVFFHMEDVGGPDLEEGQEVEFEIVQADKGPRAKDLTRL, from the coding sequence ATGCCGACTGGTACGGTCGACTTCTTCAACGATTCGGGCGGTTACGGGTTTATCGAAACCGAGGACTCGGACGAGGACGTCTTCTTCCACATGGAGGACGTCGGCGGTCCCGACCTGGAGGAGGGTCAGGAGGTCGAGTTCGAGATCGTGCAGGCCGACAAAGGCCCGCGCGCGAAGGACCTGACCCGCCTGTAA
- a CDS encoding DUF5778 family protein has protein sequence MDDVRDPDLYQRTQRLLEPGEIELDGLIVHTDLPSEEDIEMLDATLAVGDVIADHAGYEPNETYVYSGNDDTDFSSNQHQGLTLDGDEFVWECQQLLRAGSYDLVFYFEADADREAIAEAASEETGFPTTAVEGE, from the coding sequence ATGGACGACGTCAGGGATCCGGACCTCTACCAGCGGACCCAGCGGCTCCTCGAACCGGGCGAGATCGAACTGGACGGGCTGATCGTCCACACCGACCTGCCCAGCGAGGAGGACATCGAGATGCTCGACGCGACGCTCGCAGTCGGCGACGTCATCGCCGACCACGCCGGCTACGAGCCGAACGAGACCTACGTCTACTCCGGCAACGACGACACCGACTTCTCCTCGAACCAGCACCAGGGATTGACCCTCGACGGCGACGAGTTCGTCTGGGAGTGCCAACAGCTCCTGCGGGCCGGGAGCTACGACCTCGTCTTCTACTTCGAGGCCGACGCCGACCGCGAGGCCATCGCCGAGGCGGCGAGCGAGGAGACGGGCTTCCCGACGACGGCGGTCGAAGGCGAGTAG
- a CDS encoding DUF4129 domain-containing protein: MQTRRLRAGLVLLLAVVALGAAGAAVDSGRSGGGSTGLGEGSGSGAGSGADGLPSISPEFNPFFDGGILAAAIGVLAVVGLVAALVGGTLLLLEKDWDELKEYLFSAGIKVGVFALVGIGFYLLMQLFDGLPDGGGSTGLGGGSEDVEAAGEAASSTGLQLPTVVGIVVVAAILLFIVVTTLGGGSEEDGEAVAATPDPEESPGGIGTATPTSTTVGRPPADNEIYRAWLALAEEANADARRETPAEVADRAVAAGVDEAATREITSLFERVRYGGVEPDEATEQRAERALARMAGDR; encoded by the coding sequence ATGCAGACGCGTCGTCTGCGAGCGGGACTGGTCCTCCTGCTCGCCGTGGTCGCGCTCGGCGCTGCCGGCGCGGCGGTCGATTCCGGGCGCAGTGGTGGCGGATCGACGGGACTCGGCGAGGGCTCGGGATCGGGGGCCGGGAGCGGTGCGGACGGGCTTCCCTCGATCTCGCCCGAGTTCAACCCGTTCTTCGACGGCGGCATCCTGGCCGCCGCGATCGGCGTCCTGGCGGTCGTGGGGCTCGTCGCGGCCCTCGTCGGTGGTACGCTCCTGCTCCTCGAGAAGGACTGGGACGAACTGAAGGAGTACCTCTTCTCCGCCGGGATCAAGGTCGGCGTCTTCGCGCTGGTCGGCATCGGCTTCTACCTCCTGATGCAGCTCTTCGATGGGTTGCCGGACGGTGGCGGCTCGACCGGTCTCGGCGGTGGGAGCGAGGACGTCGAGGCCGCCGGCGAGGCTGCCTCCAGCACCGGACTCCAGCTTCCGACCGTCGTCGGCATCGTCGTCGTCGCGGCGATCCTGCTGTTCATCGTGGTGACCACCCTCGGTGGCGGGAGCGAGGAGGACGGCGAGGCCGTCGCGGCGACGCCCGACCCCGAGGAGTCCCCGGGTGGAATCGGCACCGCGACCCCGACCAGTACCACCGTCGGCCGCCCACCCGCCGACAACGAGATCTACCGCGCGTGGCTCGCGCTCGCCGAGGAGGCGAACGCCGACGCACGCCGCGAGACGCCTGCCGAGGTCGCCGACCGGGCCGTCGCAGCCGGCGTCGACGAGGCGGCGACCCGAGAGATCACGTCCCTGTTCGAGCGGGTTCGCTACGGCGGTGTAGAGCCAGACGAGGCTACCGAACAGCGCGCCGAGCGGGCGCTGGCACGGATGGCGGGTGACCGATGA
- a CDS encoding DUF58 domain-containing protein, translating to MTAQSIPAAARTLPTEALADDDPGYDEEIPRGLRRTNRWRGVAGLTLLAIGLGLLLEQPAALLAGVFGVAFAAYGQIGAAPTPELDVERTIDVDEPAVGDEVPVTVTVTNEGEDTLTDLRLVDGVPDGLAVADGAPRGATALRPGSAVELTYEVVATRGAHAFDSLVAITRDVTGATERVVEVDAPDRIICTPELPADPPSFPLRAQTTRYTGRTTAEEGGDGVEFHATREYRPGDPLSRIDWRRTARTRDLTTVEYRRERAASVMLVVDARKAAYASHEPHAETSVDRCVDAARTVAASLLADGHSVGLTAVSPRACWITPGHGLEHRLAITTTLAEHESFARRPPEESTNVYGAGREIRGRIASDTQVVVFSPLIDDGGAQLAHRFDAHGHLTTVVSPDPCVTDTVGQQTATISRALRITQARHGGLPTIDWQREERLERALLRSNRRWSA from the coding sequence ATGACCGCCCAGAGCATTCCGGCGGCGGCCCGGACGCTCCCGACAGAGGCCCTCGCCGATGACGACCCCGGCTACGACGAGGAGATTCCGAGGGGTCTCCGCCGCACCAACCGCTGGCGTGGCGTCGCCGGGCTCACGCTGCTCGCGATCGGTCTCGGCCTGCTGCTCGAACAGCCAGCCGCGCTCCTCGCCGGCGTCTTCGGCGTCGCCTTCGCCGCGTACGGCCAGATCGGTGCCGCGCCGACCCCGGAACTCGACGTCGAGCGAACGATCGACGTCGACGAGCCGGCAGTCGGCGACGAGGTTCCCGTCACCGTCACCGTGACCAACGAGGGCGAGGACACGCTCACCGACCTGCGGCTCGTCGACGGCGTCCCCGACGGATTGGCCGTCGCCGACGGCGCCCCGCGTGGCGCGACGGCGCTCCGGCCCGGCTCGGCCGTCGAACTGACCTACGAGGTCGTCGCGACCCGCGGCGCCCACGCGTTCGATTCGCTCGTCGCGATCACGCGGGACGTCACCGGCGCGACCGAGCGCGTCGTCGAGGTCGACGCACCGGATCGGATCATCTGCACGCCGGAGCTACCCGCCGATCCGCCGTCGTTCCCCTTGCGCGCCCAGACGACTCGCTACACCGGCCGGACGACGGCGGAGGAGGGAGGCGACGGCGTCGAGTTCCACGCGACCAGAGAGTACCGGCCCGGCGACCCGCTCAGCCGGATCGACTGGCGGCGAACGGCCCGGACCCGCGACCTCACGACCGTCGAGTACCGTCGCGAGCGCGCCGCCTCGGTCATGCTCGTCGTCGACGCCAGAAAGGCGGCGTACGCGTCCCACGAGCCACACGCCGAGACGAGCGTCGATCGCTGCGTCGACGCGGCGCGCACGGTGGCCGCCTCCCTGCTCGCCGACGGTCACTCGGTCGGGCTCACCGCGGTCTCGCCGCGGGCCTGCTGGATCACGCCGGGGCATGGCCTCGAGCACCGGCTTGCGATCACCACCACGCTCGCCGAACACGAGTCCTTCGCGCGCCGGCCGCCCGAGGAGTCGACCAACGTCTACGGCGCCGGCCGGGAGATTCGCGGCCGCATCGCCAGCGACACGCAGGTCGTGGTGTTCTCGCCACTGATCGACGACGGCGGCGCGCAGCTGGCCCACCGCTTCGACGCCCACGGGCACCTGACGACGGTCGTCAGCCCCGACCCCTGCGTGACCGACACCGTCGGCCAGCAGACCGCGACGATATCCCGAGCGCTCCGGATCACGCAGGCGCGCCACGGCGGCCTCCCGACGATCGACTGGCAGCGCGAGGAACGGCTCGAACGTGCGCTCCTTCGCTCCAACCGGCGGTGGTCGGCGTGA
- a CDS encoding Lrp/AsnC family transcriptional regulator produces the protein MDTGLSTRDRAIINAYQGGFPVVADPFDAAAEALRERGAEAGFDEIADIDADELLDRIAQLDDDGTLSRFGPLVNADEIGGTATLVAIHAPEDRYDEVVEAINDFDEVAHNYAREHPHLNVWFVVSVADADRVDDVLAEIEAETGQEPYNLPKLQEFRVSAHFPVEGPLEGDGIDLTDVGAGAEFDADSAAAAGEADASEDDGLSVAELDLVAAVQDGLPLTRTPYADVAAELGQPAEWVRETLARFEATGKIRRIGVVPNHYALGYSENGMTVWDVPSEDVTAVGETVAALPYVTHCYERPRHEGVWPYNLFAMTHGRSEAESEARIEAVRETIADLTEVRQWDTLFSTEILKKTGINVAERAAADADGDEESAQTARSE, from the coding sequence ATGGACACGGGGCTCTCGACGCGCGATCGGGCGATCATCAACGCCTACCAGGGCGGCTTCCCGGTCGTCGCGGATCCCTTCGATGCGGCCGCGGAGGCCCTCCGGGAGCGGGGCGCCGAAGCGGGCTTCGACGAGATCGCGGACATCGACGCCGACGAATTGCTCGATCGGATCGCCCAACTGGACGATGACGGGACGCTCTCCCGGTTCGGCCCGCTGGTGAACGCCGACGAGATCGGTGGCACCGCCACGCTCGTTGCGATCCACGCCCCGGAGGACCGGTACGACGAGGTCGTCGAGGCGATCAACGATTTCGACGAGGTCGCCCACAACTACGCCCGCGAGCATCCCCACCTCAACGTCTGGTTCGTGGTGTCGGTCGCCGACGCCGACCGCGTGGACGACGTGCTCGCGGAGATCGAAGCCGAGACCGGGCAGGAACCGTACAACCTCCCGAAGCTCCAGGAGTTCCGGGTGTCGGCACACTTCCCCGTCGAGGGCCCGCTGGAGGGCGACGGCATCGACCTCACGGACGTCGGCGCTGGTGCGGAGTTCGACGCTGATTCGGCTGCCGCCGCGGGCGAAGCCGACGCCAGCGAGGACGACGGACTCTCCGTAGCGGAACTCGACCTCGTCGCCGCGGTCCAGGACGGCCTGCCGCTCACACGGACGCCCTACGCCGACGTGGCCGCGGAACTCGGCCAACCTGCCGAGTGGGTCCGCGAGACGCTCGCTCGCTTCGAGGCCACGGGCAAGATCCGACGGATCGGCGTCGTGCCGAACCACTACGCGCTGGGCTACTCCGAGAACGGGATGACCGTCTGGGACGTGCCCAGCGAGGACGTTACCGCGGTCGGCGAGACCGTCGCGGCGCTGCCGTACGTCACGCACTGTTACGAACGGCCCCGCCACGAGGGCGTCTGGCCGTACAACCTCTTCGCGATGACGCACGGTCGCTCTGAGGCGGAGAGCGAGGCCCGTATCGAGGCGGTCCGCGAGACGATCGCCGACCTGACCGAGGTCCGGCAGTGGGACACGCTGTTCTCGACGGAGATCCTCAAGAAGACCGGCATCAACGTCGCCGAGCGTGCGGCGGCGGACGCGGATGGAGACGAGGAGTCGGCGCAGACCGCACGCTCCGAGTGA
- a CDS encoding bifunctional precorrin-2 dehydrogenase/sirohydrochlorin ferrochelatase — protein sequence MIPLAHDFTNETVLIFGGGSVGARKARHFAVEADVVVVSPAFVDADFGDSDRIKAVPAPDDLGEWVARFDPALVVAATDDESVNDAAASAARTHGALVNRADRSAVDHAIDASDDATDASDGAADDSAADRETDASDGDRTLDDVAVPATLRDEPVTVSISTGGTSPALARVLRQRVESEVDGAGAMAELTGDLRERLRAEGVDPDARRDAVRAVVRSPRVWTALRSGDSKLEEITGELLAEVLDDP from the coding sequence ATGATCCCACTGGCCCACGACTTCACGAACGAGACGGTGCTGATCTTCGGCGGCGGCAGCGTCGGCGCCCGGAAGGCCCGGCACTTCGCCGTCGAGGCCGACGTCGTGGTCGTGAGCCCGGCGTTCGTCGACGCCGACTTCGGCGACAGCGACCGGATCAAGGCCGTTCCAGCCCCCGACGACCTCGGCGAGTGGGTCGCGCGGTTCGATCCGGCGCTGGTCGTCGCCGCGACGGACGACGAGTCCGTCAACGACGCAGCCGCGTCGGCGGCGCGGACACACGGCGCGCTCGTCAACCGGGCCGACCGGAGCGCCGTCGACCACGCTATCGACGCCAGCGACGACGCAACCGACGCCAGCGACGGCGCAGCCGACGACAGCGCCGCCGACCGCGAAACCGACGCCAGCGACGGCGATCGCACGCTCGACGACGTGGCGGTTCCCGCGACGCTCCGCGACGAGCCGGTGACGGTCTCGATTTCGACGGGCGGCACCAGCCCGGCGCTAGCACGGGTGCTCCGCCAGCGCGTCGAGTCCGAGGTCGACGGGGCTGGCGCGATGGCCGAGCTGACCGGTGATCTCCGGGAGCGGCTGCGCGCCGAGGGCGTCGATCCGGACGCTCGACGGGACGCCGTCCGGGCCGTCGTGCGGTCGCCTCGCGTTTGGACAGCTTTACGTTCTGGCGACTCAAAGCTGGAGGAGATTACCGGGGAACTCCTCGCGGAGGTCCTCGATGACCCGTAA
- the hemA gene encoding glutamyl-tRNA reductase, whose translation MFGGTGVITGVSVAHEHATVDEIAEAGAENQRAEIACLTARDGVEEAFALQTCNRAEAYVVTTDAADGRAALQDFAPSVREEAVTRMDHEESLRHLMRVAAGLESLVLGEDHVLGQVREAYQDARGVGGIGPTLEEAVTKAIHVGERVRTETAINEGIVSLGSAAAAFAADEVDLEGATAAVVGAGEMGTATAKALANRGIDELLVVNRTVPHAEHVATAVDVDAEALGLPSIHTVLETAAVVVTSSASEEPLIEPHHVAGIDATTFVDLAQPRDVDPGVASRAPVTVYDLDDLEDVTEQTRRQRRAAAETVETIIDDEFDHLLERYKRKRADEVIAGMYEGAEAIKRGEVERAIEQAEADGDLSADQREAIEAMADALVNKLLAAPTSSLRDAAAEDDWTTIQTALQLFDPTVEDGPSVGDEAPPGFSGDAAGVASSDEETDSTPTPVDDD comes from the coding sequence ATGTTCGGAGGAACCGGCGTCATCACGGGTGTCAGCGTGGCACACGAACACGCCACAGTGGACGAGATCGCCGAGGCTGGCGCCGAGAACCAGCGCGCCGAAATCGCCTGCCTCACCGCCAGGGATGGCGTCGAGGAGGCGTTCGCCCTCCAGACGTGTAACCGCGCAGAGGCCTACGTCGTCACGACCGACGCCGCGGACGGGCGCGCAGCCCTCCAGGACTTCGCGCCGTCGGTCCGCGAGGAGGCCGTCACGCGAATGGACCACGAGGAGAGCCTCCGCCACCTCATGCGCGTCGCCGCCGGTCTGGAGTCGCTCGTCCTCGGCGAGGATCACGTCCTCGGGCAGGTCCGGGAGGCCTACCAGGACGCACGCGGCGTCGGCGGCATCGGCCCGACGCTCGAGGAGGCCGTCACGAAGGCAATCCACGTCGGCGAACGGGTCCGGACCGAGACCGCGATCAACGAGGGAATCGTCTCGCTGGGCTCGGCTGCCGCCGCTTTCGCCGCCGATGAGGTCGACCTCGAGGGCGCCACGGCGGCCGTCGTCGGCGCTGGCGAGATGGGGACCGCGACCGCGAAGGCGCTCGCGAACCGCGGGATCGACGAGTTGCTCGTCGTCAATCGGACGGTTCCACACGCCGAGCACGTCGCGACTGCCGTCGACGTCGACGCGGAAGCACTCGGGCTTCCGTCGATCCACACCGTGCTCGAGACGGCCGCAGTCGTCGTCACGTCCTCCGCCAGCGAGGAGCCGCTGATCGAACCCCACCACGTTGCCGGCATCGACGCGACGACCTTCGTCGACCTCGCCCAGCCCCGCGACGTGGATCCGGGCGTCGCGAGCCGGGCGCCGGTCACCGTCTACGACCTCGACGACCTCGAAGACGTCACCGAGCAGACCCGCCGCCAGCGTCGCGCAGCCGCGGAGACCGTCGAGACGATCATCGACGACGAGTTCGACCACCTGCTCGAGCGGTACAAGCGAAAGCGCGCCGACGAGGTCATCGCCGGCATGTACGAGGGGGCAGAAGCGATCAAGCGCGGCGAGGTCGAGCGCGCCATCGAGCAGGCCGAGGCCGACGGGGACCTCTCGGCCGACCAGCGCGAGGCCATCGAGGCGATGGCCGACGCGCTCGTCAACAAGCTGCTCGCAGCCCCGACGAGTAGCCTCCGGGACGCCGCGGCGGAGGACGACTGGACCACGATCCAGACCGCCCTCCAGCTGTTCGATCCGACGGTCGAAGATGGGCCGAGCGTCGGGGACGAGGCCCCACCTGGATTCTCGGGCGACGCGGCGGGTGTCGCCTCCAGCGACGAGGAGACCGACTCGACGCCGACGCCGGTCGACGACGACTGA
- a CDS encoding ferritin-like domain-containing protein, producing the protein MTDPDTTHDRAECIATSVRDQFDDEGTSRRSFVTRSALAGGTLLALGGAAGMGLAQDDGDGETSGNETEDEVPAFENLDGTDLEVLNYALTLEQLERGFYERGLEQFTEEDFVNAESLQAQPEAVRQAVYAYVQRLGEQERIHANLLTEAVDLLGGTPAEPAAYDFGFETVDEMLVVGQTLENAGVAAYAGVAPLVESPDLLSAALAIHSVEARHAAIFNYLLGDSPFPDPFDPALSPDEVLEAVSGFYETVPAEVPGDVEGNLTDGMDGNVTGGNATGGTNGDGTNGNATDETGGNATTGNDTADSDTAGG; encoded by the coding sequence ATGACCGATCCAGACACGACACACGACAGAGCAGAGTGCATCGCGACGTCGGTCCGTGACCAGTTCGACGACGAGGGGACCAGCCGTCGGAGCTTCGTGACTCGCTCGGCGCTCGCGGGGGGTACCCTGCTCGCGCTGGGCGGCGCGGCCGGGATGGGACTCGCACAGGACGACGGCGACGGCGAGACAAGTGGCAACGAGACCGAAGACGAGGTGCCGGCCTTCGAGAACCTCGACGGCACCGACCTGGAGGTGCTGAACTACGCGCTCACCCTCGAACAACTCGAGCGTGGATTCTACGAACGGGGCCTCGAGCAGTTCACGGAGGAGGACTTCGTGAACGCCGAGAGCCTGCAGGCCCAGCCCGAGGCGGTTCGCCAGGCCGTCTACGCGTACGTCCAGCGCCTCGGCGAGCAGGAGCGGATCCACGCCAACCTGCTCACCGAGGCCGTCGACCTGCTCGGCGGCACGCCCGCAGAGCCGGCGGCGTACGACTTCGGCTTCGAGACCGTCGACGAGATGCTGGTAGTGGGGCAGACGCTGGAGAACGCCGGCGTCGCGGCCTACGCGGGCGTCGCGCCGCTCGTCGAGAGCCCCGACCTGCTGAGTGCAGCGCTCGCGATCCACAGCGTGGAGGCCCGCCACGCCGCCATCTTCAACTACCTCCTCGGCGACTCGCCGTTCCCAGACCCCTTCGACCCAGCGCTGTCGCCCGACGAGGTTCTCGAGGCGGTGAGTGGATTCTACGAGACCGTGCCGGCGGAGGTTCCCGGCGACGTCGAGGGGAACCTGACCGACGGTATGGACGGCAACGTCACCGGCGGCAACGCGACGGGCGGGACGAACGGCGACGGAACGAACGGCAACGCGACCGACGAAACGGGCGGCAACGCCACGACCGGCAACGACACGGCCGACAGCGACACTGCTGGTGGATAG
- a CDS encoding alpha/beta fold hydrolase, producing the protein MHDGIDGAAATNRGVDVTYATAGEGEAVAFVPTLGYGAWQWGWQFPAVAGPFRAIAMELRGTGGSDAPPGPYDVATLAADLEAVLADAGVRRVHIVGFGLGGHVALEYAAQYDRARSLALIGTTPGLPEGDLPGRVRAEDGTDRDLVDALFAPAGNPDALRASLSPALSAAFRAEHPDVIEGIAEWRADEDADRAGWNAQAPAFTDWERSWPPYEMTEPTLVVQGGADRVVSPDNAAVLEELLPDAERVDYPDAGHLVTVERSRPLNDRLIGWLERHASIDRR; encoded by the coding sequence GTGCACGACGGGATCGACGGAGCAGCAGCGACCAACCGCGGCGTCGACGTCACCTACGCGACCGCCGGCGAGGGCGAGGCCGTCGCGTTCGTCCCGACGCTCGGCTACGGTGCCTGGCAGTGGGGCTGGCAGTTCCCCGCCGTCGCCGGCCCGTTCCGGGCGATCGCGATGGAACTGCGAGGCACCGGCGGCTCGGACGCGCCACCGGGCCCCTACGACGTAGCGACGCTCGCAGCCGACCTCGAAGCCGTCCTCGCCGACGCCGGGGTCAGGCGGGTCCACATCGTGGGATTCGGACTCGGCGGCCACGTCGCGCTGGAATACGCCGCGCAGTACGACCGGGCCCGGTCGCTCGCCCTGATCGGCACGACGCCCGGGCTCCCAGAGGGTGACCTGCCGGGCCGCGTCCGGGCCGAGGACGGCACCGACCGCGACCTCGTCGACGCGCTGTTCGCGCCGGCGGGGAATCCCGACGCGCTCCGTGCCTCACTCTCGCCCGCGCTCTCCGCGGCCTTCCGCGCCGAGCATCCCGACGTGATCGAGGGAATCGCCGAGTGGCGAGCGGACGAGGACGCCGACCGGGCAGGCTGGAACGCACAGGCGCCCGCGTTCACCGACTGGGAGCGATCCTGGCCCCCGTACGAGATGACCGAGCCGACCCTCGTCGTCCAGGGCGGCGCCGATCGGGTCGTGTCGCCCGACAACGCAGCCGTGCTCGAAGAACTGCTTCCCGACGCCGAACGCGTCGACTACCCCGACGCCGGACACCTCGTCACCGTCGAGCGTTCGCGACCGCTGAACGACCGGCTGATCGGGTGGCTGGAGCGCCACGCCAGCATCGACCGCCGATGA